In Parasteatoda tepidariorum isolate YZ-2023 chromosome 8, CAS_Ptep_4.0, whole genome shotgun sequence, the DNA window CGCCAGAGAGCGTAGCCAAGTACCACTAAGACGGACATCACAGCCAATGTGCTGCCAACTGCAATTGGTACTGTCTCGTCTAAACCGAAAGGCTCCGGTAATCCTCCTATTCTGACTAAACTACATCGTTGAACTGgaaaaggaaagaagaaaaaattgtttaaaaggaCGTTTTAATCAGGTCGGTTAGAACAACGAAATGTAAAAAGGTTGTAAAATGGACCaccttttaacttttaatctgGAAATGGAAATTTCAGATAATACAATGTCATAGAAATTACTTCGTTTGAGCctgattttattaatgaactTACAGTGTGTACTATTTAATAGACTTGTCATTAAGGTCTACCCCTCGAATGACTAACATTTTATCTCATGTGAGAATCCAATTGACAATCAGAAATTGTTAAAGtgctgttttttcttctttttttcccttcttcaCATGTACTGCTGCATTACAACTCGACGTTGCTCTTGTATCAAAATTTAGTGTTCACcgagaactaaaaaaataaccgaaatttgaaatatattaaaaaggcAACAAAACCAAATTTGGAGAAGCCGGCCACCAGGTAatacttcgaaaaaaaaattgggatgaAGATTGACCACGAGTTTGGTGGTTCGATGAAAACGGACCACCAAATGCGATGAGTCatgtataacaaattttatatgaataattccGATGAGCACAAATATTACTGACACCAACTACGAAAGCATCCCCATGGAAAAAACATATGCCCTATATGTGACATTGTTAGATAGATTATTACTAAGAATCTTTGAAAATGTTACTTAGTCAAAGAAGTACCTTTAAACACACACATCTATATATAGatacaatatttgtaaaatgcTTTGAGATTTAGGGACATCAGTGTACGAAGCGTATGTAGgattactttaaagaaataacgcTCTTAGCTTCAAGCCTTTAAATTGGAGtattaatcgaaataaaaacgtattaatagctataatattaagaaaaagatgataaataaattttattagtaaaacaCCTTTATAaccgtttattaattttatgctgatgtggaaaaaaaaaaggaaaagaaaccTTGAACTTCATGTCAGAGAGCTGCATCATACCATGGGGTTTATTTTTCCATGGAGAATGCATGAATTGCAtttatctgatttttatttatagatggTTGAGTGTATAAAGCTAAGTACAGGTGGCGCCGTAGCACTTCCGGTTTACTACTTCCGATTGATTTTTACGCGTAAGCTTGGACAAGCGCGCCATCccatattattataattgtagtGTTCACAGTATTACGCGTCttttcaatgaaacaaataacaaattactCTCAAACATGCTAtgatacaacaaaaaaaataacaaccgGAGATATTTTACACACTTATAGCCAAATAAATGGTAACACTAAAAAAGTGGCAAACTGAACACTATATTTATGTtgagatattaattttctatgtctcacgacctgttagaatttataaattatagaaaactcTTATGATTGGTAAAATTTCCCgtaaatttgaaggaaaaaaaatcacaatattgGAACTTACTTCAATATCAGTATATcaagcctgttcacacatcgccttaTAAGCGgaaacataagcggagggatacaccggaagttttctaaacTTCGTTCCGGTCTGTGAAAGTTTGTTATTGTTTCAATTCAGTTAACCATCcatatatagtttgtctatgcaAAGAACTCCCCCAGCCGTTCGTCTGGAGTAGTGACGGTGTCCGTGGTAAcgaggtttaactatttcaagtcgGGATGTTGGGTCATCGTGTGAGAGAAAGTGAATCAGCGAAGAGAGCAGCCCTCCTCACTGAAATGCGCTTATTTGCCGTATCAGCAGACGACCTGAGACTTCGTCTCGAGGGGAGTTCTTTTTtatatagacaaactatagacaTCCATAAATGTAACCTACTTagaacgaataaataaatacaacagAGTTGTTAAATTGCTGGAAAGAGAGCGCAAGGTCTTTTATATATGAAATGATACTTTACTTACATTGGGAAAATTTGCCCATTTGCACATCGTACATTTGTAGGTGGACGTCCTTCATTCGTGTCAAGACAACTCTTTCCTTTCTGGAGTCGTACATGGGAATGACGTCAGGAGACGGGCAGAAGTAAGATTTGCCGTAGGGAGTCGCAAATAATCCATCCTCCAGGGTACGAACAGTCTTTTTCCCAACTAATGAACAAAAATcactcattttattatttttttctccttcaaaGATCTGTTCATTTCATGACTAACCCCTACCTTACCTCAAAGTTTAAGGATGTTTTTCGAAGCGTTTTGTTTTCATATGAAAAAACGCTTAGTCGTAACTTCTGCGCGTTTGCAAGTGATTCAGGTTAAATTTTGCCTATTTTTATGCACCctatgataattttgaaaatgtaaacgTAAATGAAACTCACAGTTTTGTAATGATGAAAAGTAGTTGTCGTTTTTCAATCTTTGAATAGTGAGCCGttatggctcaggggatagagcgatcaccttccaatgaggtgaaccgggttcgaatcccagcgatggctggccaatacgaattccgcattcggcttgcactGATCactgacttaaaaatattctcagtggtaggtggatcatgagttagagttcccttgcagtcaggctaaccatgagaggctttcgtggttttcctctccatttcacgaaaatgcgggttagtttcacacaaaaaagtccaccacgaagacaaatttcttccaatacttgatccaggaaggAGTTCcctttcttctggattgggttcaaatgaCAAGGTTACGAAGTTGATATTgatagtcttaaacccaaaaaattgggtctgctgttcaacgacggttataaaataaaatatctgaatagTGCTCCAATGTTAAATTGTCTAGGattgtaaaaacttttagaaGTAGAAAActaatattcattcattttaataattttctctaaGGTGTAAAAATGTGACAAATCGGacaaattggtgattttttttttaaaaaattaatatttattttttaacaatctaaGCTATTTGTCCTATCTAAAGCACAGATCACGGCAagatagtaaatataaattaaaactaaatctttGCTTCGCGATTCGggcatttattatttctattattattcgacaaaaagaaagtttcaaaactattatttcgCAGAGGAAAAACGTTTTGTACTATTAACTCGAAATAAtggtttcattttatgaaatttagattAGTTTGATTTGGTTGTTGATGCCACAGATACACTAATGCACATCTGGCGATGGTTTGatattaatcatttataatgATCCGAAGCGAGCACAAACACAATTTAGATCAGAAGGCAGATGGCGGTAGTACTAACTTAGCTTTCTTACGGCCTAATAACCTTGAGTGGAGTTTTCTGGCTCGGAAATTACTGGGGATTTTCATTACCGAGTTCAGAGGGCAGTGTGGTACATAGACTTAGGTGCGCTCCCCTGCAAAATTTAGTGAGCGGATGGATGACCGCTtgaatcagtctgcgtagggaccgagggtgcgcgatatgggtcctcgttaaactgttctacagttaagtgctcgacttggtgccatcccctctgcaaaggatcaaaattgtgatggcatgtcttctgaTCATCCTCAAGGGATCTTTCCCAGACCGaagccaatagcccattgcgcagctctagtgcgacgtaaatgaacgaCAACAGTAACAACCAAATATTTGCATCCCTAACCctctatcatatttttctttcttaagttaaaatctaataatttgggTAGCTTTTTAAATACCATTTGTTGCCCCATCAAAGAGTGGACTTGCTGTATCATACAAGAGCTCCATTGACAATAACTCCCAagtgttttgattttcttttggATTTACCTGTTAAGTAGAAGAACATCTTAGAAATCCACATTCTAttttaaacgaagaaaaaaaaagggaaggaGAAGAAATGAAACGTACCACCGTGAAAGACATAACTAATCGGAATCCTGGCCATGCTAATTCAAGTATGGGTTCTCTGTCAAAAGTCCCACACCTTCCCTTCACTTTAGCATCTTCAGGCATATTCACTGAGATGTGCTGcaaacaaatgattaaaaatgctttacacTTAAATAAATGGTAAAGGAAATGATCCCATCTCTTATAGGGTTCACCACAACACATTTTCATTCTTGCTATGGGAAAAAAACTGCCTTAAAGAAACAACAACAGCATCAAAAATGAAGAACAGAGAAACAACCTCAGATATTGTCAATATATGACCCattgaataattttgcaaataccAATTGTCACTGTCGAGATGTCAAATCTTTGGCACGTATGCATTACGCAAGAAGtacttattaaataacattttaagtactgattaattacttaacattttaattacttaatcattgaaaatttcttcgtttgaaaaaagaaaaaataagagagGCATTTTCTAGGACGTAAGGGTGACTATGCTACAGTACGGAAAACCAGAGACGGCTTGTTATTTCATGGGAAGTAAGTAAGAAGTAATGAGTTGTTAGAACCCAAACTAACTTTCCAATTatgagaaaatagaaaaatttgcaCAATGATGtggaaaaaatgaattctatGTATATAGCCCAATTGTATGAAACCACCTTGTTTCAGATTTAGCGAAAGTTAACAACAGCAAATGTGTTGCGCAATTTAATTCTAATCAAACCAGTAGATTACagctattttcatttatttattttaaagagctGTGACAAGGGGCACACTGTgcatctgaaaataataaactgtaattttactGGTACACTGAACGAAAATGGTTCGCCCTTTCTGAGTTAGGCTAAATGAAAAAGACTTCTGTCTTTTCTAATCTGCAAAAGCTCTTCAATGATTGTCCTACATTTGCGTTggctaattgaatatttaagtttttttcaaatcatcaaTGTCATTTTGGAATGCATGAGGCTAAATTTGCTTAGGCTTATTGCCATATATTTCTTTGATAAGGACATTTACAATAAGCCTTCGGAACTCAGTGCCTATTatgaatttcttgaaataaatgagACTAATTAAGTAAggaatgatacatttttaattaatctaagaAAAGTTATGAGAGTTCACTGCAATAAGAAAATATTGGAGACTTTTTCAATTCGCAACGAGAATGGGTTGGAGCCTCTTAACTGTTtgggtttaaatatttatgtttacttCAGTAATGGTGATCTCCGAAGAAAGAGGTTTTACCGTTTTTTACGAAACAAGCTTTGCTTTGTGTATATTTTAGAAAGGGAAAACCTCTCGCACGCTTCAGAATCGGTTTTTGTTCGCACTCAAAGCTATGATgaagtatagtttgtctaaagtaagagctcccctagccattcgtccaGACCcatggcggtgactatggtaacgaggtataactatttcaagtaggagGGAGTTtttgtttaggacaggttttggctctGGTCAGGGTGAGAAAGGGAATCATTTTCTTCGGTCTAGCACTAGAgagaagagaagctaccctccctgaaatgcactattcttgtttccatagctgCATATGGTTTCAGACTTTGTGGAGGgaggagttcttaccgtagacaaactgtAGCTTcacgaagaaaatatttacgttttgaCTCCCAGCTCGGTTAACAGTTAACTTAGCTACGTCACAACATGAAAATTTGTGAAGTTGGTCATTAGCCTGGTACATTTCAAAATGAAGGCGAACATTTAGATAGAATTGGGTTATTCAATTGGCCGAACGATGTATTGTCGATTTTATCTTGTAACATAAGACACAAGCTCGATGTATAAAAACAATCAATCTTAAAAGCAAAACCGTAGATGAGGTGAAAGGACTTTCAACTACATAAACTGAGTTTGGAAGTGGAAAAGAGCCATGCAGCGTGTAGcattaaatttacattgtaaCTATCTGTTACACTGTAAACATTGTACACTGTTTACATTGCACTCATTTACATAGcaacttttagtaaattttcattgaaatacgaaatattctataatatttaaagttagaattacatttttccgtcaaaaattatcttcattagGATTTTTAATTAACGAAGCTCAAAAAGTTGGCTATTTCTAAAAGTTGCAGTATCCTATTTCATAATTGCTTCATTACTTTTACATAGTGACACCTCATATCagaattaagttaattataatttttatttcagcttcATGAGTTACTGCTCagaaagaatgtaattttacgcCAACCTTGTGTtgggattttctttttatcgtcACCAAAATGTTtgtactgaaaaatttttttaggtttttacgAGAGAGATTTGTTTCCTATCACTTTACGTTCACGTATGTGTGGTTTAAAGCAACTAAGAATCCGTTAATTGAGGAGTTTCCGTTGTGGGCATGTTCAGTTATCACATATCAGTACGTAAACGTGATGATATGCAAAATGGCCTCGCTAAATCTCCCTATTAATACGGATAATTAAAGGAATGTGTGATTTTGGTAGGTGACATGTGATAAGTTGAGGAAAGGAGGTAACTATATTAAAATGACTCATGCAAATCATGTTTCTCAATGCATAATACTGGGGGTCGCGTGGGCCTCTTTAAAAGGCGACCCAGGTTCGACTCCCAGTGATGGTTGTTACTCcctgcttgcaccgaccacagtgctggcgtaaaacaTTCTCAGTGGTtagattccccccccccttgcCATCGGACAAATAGTAGAAGGTTTTGGTGATTTTctatctccatgtaacgcaaatgctggttagttctatcaaaaagtccatCACGAAGGCatgtttgtcccaatgcttgagaAAGAAGTTGCCTTCTgagttggattcaaaattgcaagggcACGGAGTAAAACATTGGAAgtcgtaaactaaaaattgggtTGGTTTATCAGCACCggttaaaatacataaaattgaaagtttgtTTCCATTTGTGTATGTATACTTCAATTTCTCAAGTGTGGGTGCACCCATTAGGATCGCGTTCTTTTCCCCTGCAGTTCACAAATTTCCACGGGATAGTTCTTAGAACAATCATCCAACTTCAGTTTCCTCTAAAGGAGGAAACTGTAGTTTGCGCagtattgaaaacaaaaaaattagtgaaaatctaatgtttaaaatcattgttaCAGAGATTCTTtacataaaaacagtttaatggCTCTACCCAGTGTTGTGACATTTTTTTCCCACGAATCACAACTATTTTCTGGAACTTTCTACAACTTCTTTTTTATCGTTATATGGCGATCAGCTTAAACGcagtttttaatagaaaaaaatgctcttcaatatttatttgatcGCGTGATAATTTATAAACGGCGTCAGTACGAAATGTTTTTTccaagttgttttaattttatttgtcctAACATGTTTATATCGAAATGTTTTAACGTCATCACCAGGACTAGACTAtgttgatattaattttttttgttgcctttATTATACATTTGGATGTGAAATCATTAACTGTTGTTTTTTCGGTCAGTTTTTCACCTTTTagattttaatcctttttttttacgaattttaaaatatatttttcattttaagggcatttttctagagaattaatttttttctttataaattagtGCAAGTTCTGCATTAAAtgctttgttattttaaatcatcaacATCTATGCgctgcttataaaaaaaaattaaaaaaagctgacGGAAGCtgaaagttcaaaaattaaacttttcacgtgaaaataaaactttgcacGCGGCTACACTTTAGTAGTACACGGAAGAGACGTGGATCATAACTTATTCCGTTTTTTTCCTTCCTGTACTGTACACATTTTCGAAATAGTATACTTTaacttaagcaaaaataaaggaGCTTACTTGTTCCCCCGCTATGCTAGGATATGTGATCTTAAAAGAGGCGGCGAATTTCgctaatatgcatattttaccGTTTCCATCCCACACAGCAAAAGTAAAATCTGGTGCTACATCTTTCGTCAGTACAtctgaaaaatcattataaaagtacttttaacaCACAACACAcagaatttattattcattaaacaataatttaaaaaaatattttaaagggcAGTCCACtccaaaacaattaataaaatcttaaaaaagtcATGCTCACCATCAAGTTAAAGGGTTTAAAGTTGATAGACAAAAGGCTTATATTGGAAATATTGATgtggagaaattttaattataatttaaatagtgtttagttcaaaatatataaaagaattacttgtagatttttttcctcaaaatttacAGAAGGTGATGTAAAAAGTGTAGAATTTGGAAGACTTACAGTAGAAAATTTCAGTTCTTAAATTACTAGCCAAACTAAAAAGTACTCGCGactattttacatttatgaaatttacgagaaatttttaaattgttaacagTTGTAGTGTAAAGATACAGAAGTTAGCTAGATATCGAATATACCGAAGCGTTGGGCCGGGATAGTTTGGTTGGTAGGGTGTTTGGCCCATGTCCATGAGGTCGTGAGTTTGATCCCAGcctgccgaagactctccgtgtagtaaatggtgactggtgacTTAAATCAGTAGGTCACAAAGTCttctatgttcccataacaaatcataacaCTGGACGTACTGAAGAGATTGAtctttctctggttcaggtctaAATAaagatctgtggatgaatgtatgaatgggtctgccctataaacgggctgtgacgtgtgtgtggctgaagtcgcaTTCTTGTAGAAAGAAACAAACGATACCTTTGCCTTAAAAATGCATCCTTTGCCTTGGTTTCATCAAGCAAGCCTGCTGATATTGGAAAGCCAAAGCACttaggatttattttatattttcgttaTCAAAACGTGCATCATTTTACAGtaagttaatagttttttttttaataattacattattttcagattctaaaatctatttcaatttttacccGTCGGTAAATACTGAATGCAAGACCACTTACTATCCATATATCATCTTACTTCTCATGCACATGCATACCTTTCATTTCCTGGACTTGTGTGACACAATGTCAGAGAAAGAAAAGTTAAgctaaaattcaatataatcaATGAAGCACATAAAACAAACATCGATGAGTATTTTTGtcttgtaattattaattaattcttagcccatttaaaaaagaattggaagaagaaaaaaaaaacttaccgtCAGTTGGTGTGAGAAAATGGCCTATAGGTACTGGAGTCTGtcaaaagagaaaagaaaatgtatgtgtgattaatattgtaaaaaggacatctttttaaatttaagtaatatggAAAGTGTAATATAGAAAGTGTTTCAGTAATATTTGgtcaaaaaggaagaaagagagttatagagaagaaaaaaaaaacagtaaaaacatTATGCAGGGCATTTTGAATCGAGATTTTcactaatgaaattaattaagtttttattattatttgtacaactttttttcaaactgcCATTTTCTCGTATTTTCAGCATCGAAAGTGAGATAGGATCTTAAGGAATTTAATTATACAACGctatagttttcattaaaaaaaatttatattttgatcgagaatatttttatttaaa includes these proteins:
- the LOC107445770 gene encoding lysosome-associated membrane glycoprotein 5 isoform X1, with translation MAKFCCTTTTITVLVTLLKLCRTQSDSKDATTTPVPIGHFLTPTDDVLTKDVAPDFTFAVWDGNGKICILAKFAASFKITYPSIAGEQHISVNMPEDAKVKGRCGTFDREPILELAWPGFRLVMSFTVVNPKENQNTWELLSMELLYDTASPLFDGATNVGKKTVRTLEDGLFATPYGKSYFCPSPDVIPMYDSRKERVVLTRMKDVHLQMYDVQMGKFSQFQRCSLVRIGGLPEPFGLDETVPIAVGSTLAVMSVLVVLGYALWRNVATRKTDYDTVE
- the LOC107445770 gene encoding lysosome-associated membrane glycoprotein 5 isoform X2, which produces MAKFCCTATTITVLVTLLKLCRTQSDSKDATTTPVPIGHFLTPTDDVLTKDVAPDFTFAVWDGNGKICILAKFAASFKITYPSIAGEQHISVNMPEDAKVKGRCGTFDREPILELAWPGFRLVMSFTVVNPKENQNTWELLSMELLYDTASPLFDGATNVGKKTVRTLEDGLFATPYGKSYFCPSPDVIPMYDSRKERVVLTRMKDVHLQMYDVQMGKFSQFQRCSLVRIGGLPEPFGLDETVPIAVGSTLAVMSVLVVLGYALWRNVATRKTDYDTVE